A segment of the Sphingobacterium oryzagri genome:
GTATCGCAGAGGAACAAGATAACCAAGCAAAAATCGACGAATTGTGGAACCCGTCTTTGGAAATCTGGTTTGAAGGGCCCAATGATCCACAAATTGTGCTGATCCGTGTCGAAGTGCTGGAAGGACATTATTGGGATAACAAACATAGCGCGCCAGTAGCGGCATTTAAAGGTTTAAAATCGTTGATTACTGGTAAGGATGACTTAGACAGTGTACATGGCGACATAACGATTTAAGCAAAAGAATTTTTAGTTTGTTTTAGGTTAGCGAAGGGGAACGTTACAGATCATGTACGTTCCCCTTCCTAAATTTAATTAGTTGGCATCTTGCAATGTAGCGGTAAGCAACGCGTGAAAAGTGCTGAGAAATTCCTCTAAATCTTCGCTAGTTCGGCTAGTGACAAGCTGCTGATCTTGCACGACGGCTTGATCAACCCAATTTCCCTGCGCATTTTTGATATCTGTTTTAATAGTATGCACGCAGGTCACTTGTTTGCCTCTTACGTAATCCAATTCAACTAACGGCCAAATTCCATGGCAAAGTGTACCAATAGGCTTTTTGGCTGCTATGAAGTGCTGAATATAAGCTAAGGTTTCTACATTTGTACGCAGATTGTCAATACTAAGCGCGCCACCTGGCATGATCAGCGCGTCGTAATCCGCTGGGTTTGCTTTTGCAATTGACTTATCGATAGCGTAAGACGGCCCCCAATCTTTATAACTCCACGATCGGGCAAATTCGCCGTCTTTCGGCGATACCAAATCAACGTGGTAAGCATGTGTTTTGAAAAATGGTTTTGATCCCTTAACGGCCCATTCATCGAAACCATCGGAGATGAGCATTGCGATTGTAAACATAATTCTTTATCCTTTCGTTCTATTGGTAAAGACAGTTTTAAGTGAAAATTGTTCTTTAAGGCGAGGTATAAAACCGCCAAAAGCTAGTTGAAGCGGCGTTTTAAGCAAGTCGTTCCGTTACAAAAGTTGATGACCAGCAAGCACAAAATATTAAAAAGGTGCTAAAATCTAATTTGAGCACCTCTTTAATATAATGTTGTAACCTTAAACATGTTATGCAGACATGCGCTTTTTGTATACCGATAGTTGTTTTTGTAAAAACTTACGGGTATGGTGTATGCGTGTTTTAATCGTGCCCTCTGGCATGTCAAATTCGTCCGCCAATTCGCGGTATTTGTAGCCGTCCATATAACGCATGAATAAGTCGTAGTAGTCGGTAGGCAATTTTTTAAGCGCGATCTGGATATCATTCATCACGAATTTTCCTTCAACAGCATTTTGTGTAAATGGTTCAGAACATCCTTCGTCTTTGTAACCTACACTTTGATAATTCTCGTATTGTACCTGTTTTTGATTGCGGCGGTAGTGGTTGATATATACATTTTTCATAATGACGTATAGCCAAGCCACAAGTTTCGGGTTGTTGAAAAACTTGTCCAGATATTTGATGGATCTCACCATTGTTTCTTGCACCAATTCTTCTATCTCTTCCGGGTCTTTAGTAAACTTAAATGCGATGTTCTTTAAGATCCCTTGGTTTTTTTGCAGTGTTAGATTTAGTTGTTTGCTTTCCATGATGATAACGTTTTATGTTCGTTGATGTGCTTAGTACTTCACAAAAACGATGCAAGGAATGCCAGGAAAATGGATGGTTAAACGTTTATTTGACACGTTAAATATAAATACGTGTACGCGTCCGTATTCTTTGGCTGGATAAATAGGGCGATAGAAGTACTCAGCATAGGTTTGTTCAAATAAAAATGAATAAGTGCGTTTGTGATTAAATCCTAAAATGGGTATTTATTATTATTCCTGGGGTAAATACCTTTTATCGGTTATT
Coding sequences within it:
- a CDS encoding DJ-1/PfpI family protein produces the protein MFTIAMLISDGFDEWAVKGSKPFFKTHAYHVDLVSPKDGEFARSWSYKDWGPSYAIDKSIAKANPADYDALIMPGGALSIDNLRTNVETLAYIQHFIAAKKPIGTLCHGIWPLVELDYVRGKQVTCVHTIKTDIKNAQGNWVDQAVVQDQQLVTSRTSEDLEEFLSTFHALLTATLQDAN
- a CDS encoding RNA polymerase sigma factor, with the protein product MESKQLNLTLQKNQGILKNIAFKFTKDPEEIEELVQETMVRSIKYLDKFFNNPKLVAWLYVIMKNVYINHYRRNQKQVQYENYQSVGYKDEGCSEPFTQNAVEGKFVMNDIQIALKKLPTDYYDLFMRYMDGYKYRELADEFDMPEGTIKTRIHHTRKFLQKQLSVYKKRMSA